In Catenulispora sp. MAP5-51, a genomic segment contains:
- a CDS encoding DUF2306 domain-containing protein: MSQNTQPTGLQMIPPEDPDADQQAAVRGERPWWKKYYPWYAVLGGTVLFNLLYAFPHYFTTDPNDARVQLDPGFHPHLAFLIAHVATGNLALVTMMLQVWPHLRRTRPRVHRWVGRVYVFGAVIPTTLIVLFVLIPHRANEGSTGLGCGAVLWLGTTLYAWRKARLRRYAEHRRWMIYSFSLALFTTYGRIVFMMILHWGLRVNTEILIEGTSWGAWIVNLLAAQWYLEFSARRRGKNLPAGRFNPATGAIRQ; this comes from the coding sequence ATGTCTCAGAACACGCAACCGACCGGCCTCCAGATGATCCCCCCGGAGGACCCCGACGCCGACCAGCAGGCCGCGGTGCGCGGGGAGCGGCCCTGGTGGAAGAAATACTATCCGTGGTACGCCGTCCTGGGCGGGACCGTGCTGTTCAACCTGCTCTACGCGTTCCCCCACTACTTCACCACGGACCCGAACGACGCCCGCGTCCAGCTCGACCCGGGCTTCCACCCGCACCTGGCGTTCCTGATCGCCCACGTGGCCACCGGCAATCTGGCGCTGGTGACGATGATGCTCCAGGTCTGGCCGCATCTGCGGCGCACGCGCCCCCGGGTCCACCGCTGGGTCGGCCGGGTGTACGTGTTCGGAGCGGTGATCCCGACGACGCTCATCGTGCTGTTCGTACTGATCCCGCACCGCGCCAACGAGGGCAGCACGGGCCTGGGCTGCGGCGCGGTCCTGTGGCTGGGCACGACGCTGTACGCCTGGCGCAAGGCCCGCCTGCGCCGCTACGCCGAGCACCGCCGCTGGATGATCTACAGCTTCTCGCTCGCGCTGTTCACGACCTACGGCCGCATCGTCTTCATGATGATCCTGCACTGGGGCCTGCGGGTGAACACCGAGATCCTCATCGAGGGCACCAGCTGGGGCGCGTGGATCGTCAACCTGCTGGCCGCGCAGTGGTACCTGGAGTTCTCGGCCCGCCGGCGCGGCAAGAACCTGCCCGCCGGGCGGTTCAACCCGGCGACCGGGGCCATCCGCCAGTAG
- a CDS encoding cyclase family protein translates to MTTTTEASDASQHAQASDASQDAQTPESRQQETFRELGARLSNWGRWGVEDERGTANLITAERLVAAGRLIRQGKVFDLGIPVGADGPQGTFRQNPLHVMLETGQGQQIPCGTRYSDDYIVMPLQSSTQWDALAHVYYDDRLYNGFGASSITVKGAARCSIDKQAKGIAGRAVLLDVAALHGVEWLAAGTVITPEDLEAAAERQGGVRVGPGDILLVRTGWRRKFLTEHDPGAFLAGEPGLGMGCCEWLKDRDVAAVASDNWAIEVLPGEVPGEFLTVHLVLIRDMGMTLGELLDLEELAADCEADGVWEFFFTAPPLKVTGGVGTPINPLALK, encoded by the coding sequence ATGACGACGACCACCGAGGCTTCTGATGCCTCTCAACATGCTCAGGCCTCCGATGCTTCTCAGGACGCTCAGACCCCTGAGAGCCGCCAGCAGGAGACGTTCCGCGAACTCGGCGCGCGCCTGAGCAACTGGGGCCGCTGGGGCGTGGAGGACGAGCGCGGGACCGCCAACCTGATCACCGCCGAGCGGCTGGTCGCCGCCGGGCGCCTGATCCGGCAGGGCAAGGTGTTCGACCTGGGCATCCCGGTCGGCGCGGACGGTCCGCAGGGCACCTTCCGGCAGAACCCGCTGCACGTGATGCTGGAGACCGGGCAGGGGCAGCAGATCCCGTGCGGGACGCGCTACTCCGACGACTACATCGTCATGCCGCTCCAGAGCTCGACGCAGTGGGACGCGTTGGCACACGTGTACTACGACGACCGGCTGTACAACGGGTTCGGCGCGTCGTCGATCACTGTGAAGGGCGCCGCGCGGTGCTCGATCGACAAGCAGGCCAAGGGCATCGCGGGCCGGGCCGTGCTGCTGGACGTGGCGGCGCTGCACGGCGTCGAGTGGCTGGCCGCCGGCACGGTGATCACGCCGGAGGACCTGGAGGCGGCCGCCGAGCGCCAGGGCGGGGTGCGCGTCGGCCCCGGCGACATCCTGCTGGTGCGGACCGGGTGGCGGCGCAAGTTCCTGACCGAGCACGACCCCGGGGCGTTCCTGGCCGGCGAGCCGGGCCTGGGCATGGGGTGCTGCGAGTGGCTCAAGGACCGCGACGTCGCCGCGGTCGCCTCCGACAACTGGGCGATCGAGGTGCTGCCGGGGGAGGTCCCGGGGGAGTTCCTGACGGTGCATCTGGTCCTCATCCGCGACATGGGCATGACCCTCGGGGAGCTGCTGGACCTGGAGGAGCTGGCCGCGGACTGCGAGGCCGACGGGGTGTGGGAGTTCTTCTTCACCGCACCGCCGCTGAAGGTGACCGGCGGGGTGGGGACGCCGATCAATCCGTTGGCCCTGAAGTGA
- a CDS encoding 4-hydroxyphenylacetate 3-hydroxylase family protein: protein MATRPMTGEEYVDSLRDGREVYVYGERVKDVTTHPAFHNPVRMTARLYDALHDERHRDVLTCPVDGGGEGYTHRFFTTPRSAEDLVAAQGAIAAWARLSYGWMGRSPDYKASFLGTLGANADFYAPFADNARRWYRESQEKVLYWNHAIVHPPVDRDRPPDEVADVFVHAEKETDAGLVVSGAKVVATGSALTHYNFIAHYGLPVRKRQYALVATVPMDAPGLKLICRPSYSATAAVAGSPFDYPLSSRLDENDTILIMDKVLIPWENVFIYGDLGKVQMFTARSGFPERFTFHGCIRLAVKLEFLAGLLSKALAVTGTRDFRGVQSRLGEVLAWRNLFWGLADAAARNPVPWKDGAVLPNQDYGMAYRWFMQVGYPRIREIILQDVASGLIYVPSSAEDFRNPQTRPYLDKYVRGSGGVTAVERVKLMKLLWDAVGSEFGGRHELYERNYSGNHENTRVELYMAQLASGQLRGYEAFVEQCLAEYDLDGWTVPDLESFSDLRSLTNRP, encoded by the coding sequence ATGGCCACTCGGCCGATGACCGGCGAGGAGTACGTGGACAGCCTGCGCGACGGTCGCGAGGTCTACGTCTACGGCGAGCGCGTCAAGGACGTCACCACGCACCCGGCGTTCCACAACCCGGTGCGCATGACCGCCCGGCTTTACGACGCGCTGCACGACGAGCGCCACCGCGACGTCCTGACCTGTCCGGTCGACGGCGGCGGCGAGGGCTACACCCACCGCTTCTTCACCACGCCGCGCAGCGCCGAGGACCTGGTCGCGGCCCAGGGCGCGATCGCGGCGTGGGCCCGCCTGAGCTACGGCTGGATGGGCCGGAGCCCCGACTACAAGGCCTCCTTCCTCGGCACGCTCGGCGCGAACGCCGACTTCTACGCCCCCTTCGCCGACAACGCGCGGCGCTGGTACCGGGAGTCGCAGGAGAAGGTCCTGTACTGGAACCACGCGATCGTGCACCCGCCGGTGGACCGCGACCGGCCGCCGGACGAGGTCGCCGACGTGTTCGTGCACGCCGAGAAGGAGACCGACGCCGGGCTCGTGGTCAGCGGCGCCAAGGTGGTGGCCACGGGCTCGGCGCTGACGCATTACAACTTCATCGCGCACTACGGCCTGCCGGTCCGCAAGCGCCAGTACGCGCTGGTGGCCACGGTGCCGATGGACGCCCCCGGGCTGAAGCTGATCTGCCGGCCCTCCTACAGCGCCACCGCCGCGGTGGCCGGCAGCCCGTTCGACTATCCGCTGTCCTCGCGCCTGGACGAGAACGACACCATCCTGATCATGGACAAGGTGTTGATCCCCTGGGAGAACGTCTTCATCTACGGGGACCTGGGCAAGGTACAGATGTTCACGGCCCGCTCCGGATTCCCGGAGCGGTTCACCTTCCACGGCTGCATCCGCCTGGCGGTGAAGCTGGAGTTCCTGGCCGGGCTGCTGTCCAAGGCCCTGGCGGTCACCGGGACGCGGGACTTCCGGGGCGTGCAGAGCCGGCTGGGGGAGGTGCTGGCCTGGCGGAACCTGTTCTGGGGGCTGGCCGACGCCGCGGCGCGCAACCCGGTGCCGTGGAAGGACGGCGCGGTGCTGCCGAACCAGGACTACGGGATGGCGTACCGCTGGTTCATGCAGGTGGGCTATCCGCGGATCCGCGAGATCATCCTGCAGGACGTGGCCAGCGGGCTGATCTACGTGCCCTCCAGCGCCGAGGACTTCCGCAACCCGCAGACCCGGCCGTATCTGGACAAGTACGTGCGCGGCTCCGGCGGGGTCACGGCGGTGGAGCGGGTCAAGCTCATGAAACTGCTGTGGGACGCGGTCGGCAGCGAGTTCGGCGGCCGGCACGAGCTGTACGAGCGCAACTACTCGGGGAACCACGAGAACACCCGGGTCGAGCTGTACATGGCGCAGCTGGCGTCCGGCCAGCTGCGCGGCTACGAGGCGTTCGTCGAGCAGTGCCTGGCCGAGTACGACCTGGACGGCTGGACGGTGCCGGACCTGGAGTCCTTCTCCGATCTCAGGTCCTTGACCAATCGACCCTGA
- a CDS encoding SgcJ/EcaC family oxidoreductase encodes MTSQTLTEQDQAAAAAVPARIIEAWSHNDAEAFAKIFTEDGTMILPGVFRQGREEISTFMGQAFATFLKGTRVTGAPIAIKPLGADTVLLITAGGVLHPGEKEVAAERAIRASWLLARQDGEWLLTAYQNSPANQAG; translated from the coding sequence ATGACCAGCCAGACTCTCACCGAGCAGGACCAGGCCGCCGCGGCCGCGGTCCCGGCCCGCATCATCGAAGCCTGGTCCCACAACGACGCCGAGGCTTTCGCGAAGATCTTCACCGAGGACGGGACGATGATCCTGCCCGGCGTGTTCCGGCAGGGGCGCGAGGAGATCAGTACGTTCATGGGGCAGGCGTTCGCCACCTTCCTGAAGGGCACCCGGGTGACCGGCGCGCCGATCGCGATCAAGCCGCTGGGTGCGGACACCGTGCTGCTGATCACCGCCGGCGGCGTGCTGCACCCAGGAGAGAAGGAGGTGGCCGCCGAGCGGGCCATCCGCGCGTCGTGGCTGCTGGCCCGGCAGGACGGGGAGTGGCTGCTGACGGCCTATCAGAACAGCCCGGCGAACCAGGCCGGCTGA
- a CDS encoding AMP-binding protein: MTDPAYRDTPATEVQQGLWLLRALGQEPAPRWRSYRVVGGLDAVALTAAWRTLVDRYEALRSALVLRDGVPVRRVWARGGRPDPACAQMKIIRRGPEEYHVRLTVPIAFADEDFLDTLVDELSELLGAGHALRSDDGMARADTPDVDDPEALAWWVNALTPLPSELPLPADRPRPERASGRWGSVSAPADPELGRAVAHCAEASSSSASVVMLTAFQVLLHRYTGGDRVAVAVPVSQGRPGAPANVLILPADMAPGQSFKDVLERGTTLAAEAMARRRVPLARVLGALPVVREVRRVPLGDVVFDYRERPQSVLALPGAVVELYPQNSGPAPSDLLLRVDDGQSGPVVTVLYDADQFEPATAAMMLRQFRTLLRHAGRAPDTAVGELTLDGPAEAARAAVEADRRADDGAPGFTIVEAVRRRATQDPDALAVDGHDGTLTYRALHAAALEVAEDLRAAGVRSGDAVVVRMPVGVRQYAALLGVLAVGAHLSWFGVADSGERGRVVVGALKPAAMLVAGAAAADSAGADELVDWYRESIGGRVVAVEAPDPAPDVGAAPPELPAPSLADRAYVAFTSGTTGVPKGIAHSHAALAQFAAWMAAEFEIGPGVRVAQWVAAEHDPALAETFAALGAGATLCPVPEKTRANPERLLDWLAAERIGVLQTVPSFGREVLRVLAGRHRADGLGALRVLLLMGEALPGELAEGLMAALPLVRVANLYGPTETVAATWHPVQRRAVGPVPIGRAIPGRGVLVVDEADRVCPAGVTGELVVTGSYVADGYLAAADQIDTADPDHLAAADHIGTAHAAFKPLPGIDAPCYRTGDLARRRPDGALEYRGRKDSQVKLYGNRLELTDVEAALSAHPTVAECAVVAGADRDGLAVRLVVCVVPRRGPGGEPLGAPDQWRTHLRRRFGRALLPALYRTLERLPRTVTGKVDRPRLARTLAAAERDAAARRPAAGTEAELAAIWAALLGAPPEHADQGFFAVGGTSLLVPRLLHEVRERLAAEVTAAQFYAHQSLAALAALIDRCR; encoded by the coding sequence ATGACCGATCCCGCCTACCGGGACACGCCGGCGACCGAGGTACAGCAAGGGCTGTGGTTGCTGCGTGCACTCGGCCAGGAGCCGGCGCCGCGGTGGCGCTCCTACCGGGTGGTCGGCGGCCTGGACGCGGTGGCGCTGACGGCGGCGTGGCGCACGCTCGTGGACCGGTACGAGGCCCTGCGCTCGGCACTGGTGCTGCGGGACGGGGTCCCGGTCCGCAGGGTCTGGGCCCGCGGCGGCCGGCCGGATCCGGCGTGCGCGCAGATGAAGATCATCCGGCGCGGCCCCGAGGAGTACCACGTCCGCCTGACGGTCCCCATCGCCTTCGCCGATGAGGACTTCCTGGACACGCTGGTCGACGAGTTGTCTGAGCTGCTGGGCGCCGGGCATGCGCTTCGGTCCGACGACGGCATGGCCCGCGCCGATACTCCGGATGTGGATGACCCCGAGGCTTTGGCTTGGTGGGTCAATGCACTGACTCCGCTGCCCAGCGAACTCCCGCTGCCCGCAGACCGTCCGCGCCCCGAGCGAGCCTCCGGACGCTGGGGATCCGTCAGCGCCCCGGCCGACCCGGAACTCGGCCGAGCCGTCGCACACTGTGCCGAAGCCAGCAGCAGCAGCGCGTCCGTGGTGATGCTCACCGCGTTCCAGGTGCTCCTGCACCGCTACACCGGCGGCGACCGCGTCGCCGTCGCGGTGCCGGTCTCCCAGGGCCGCCCGGGCGCGCCGGCGAACGTGCTGATCCTCCCGGCCGACATGGCGCCCGGCCAGAGCTTCAAAGACGTCCTCGAACGCGGCACCACGCTCGCCGCCGAGGCGATGGCCCGGCGCCGCGTCCCGCTGGCCCGAGTGCTCGGGGCGCTCCCGGTGGTGCGCGAGGTACGCCGGGTTCCGCTCGGCGATGTCGTGTTCGACTACCGGGAGCGGCCGCAGTCCGTGCTGGCCCTTCCCGGCGCGGTCGTCGAGCTCTATCCGCAGAACAGCGGCCCGGCGCCGTCCGATCTGCTGCTGCGGGTCGACGACGGCCAGAGCGGGCCGGTCGTCACCGTGCTCTACGACGCCGACCAGTTCGAGCCGGCCACCGCGGCGATGATGCTGCGGCAGTTCCGGACGCTGCTCCGGCACGCCGGCCGGGCCCCGGACACCGCCGTCGGCGAACTGACGCTCGACGGTCCCGCCGAAGCGGCGCGCGCCGCCGTCGAGGCGGACCGGCGGGCCGACGACGGCGCGCCCGGTTTCACGATCGTCGAGGCGGTCCGGCGGCGTGCGACGCAGGATCCTGATGCTCTGGCCGTCGACGGCCACGACGGGACGTTGACCTACCGCGCGCTGCACGCCGCCGCACTCGAGGTGGCAGAGGATCTGCGGGCCGCCGGAGTGCGGTCCGGGGACGCGGTCGTGGTCCGGATGCCGGTGGGAGTACGTCAGTATGCCGCGCTGCTCGGCGTCCTGGCCGTCGGTGCGCATCTGAGCTGGTTCGGCGTCGCCGACAGCGGGGAACGCGGCCGGGTCGTCGTCGGAGCGCTGAAGCCCGCGGCGATGCTGGTGGCCGGCGCGGCCGCGGCCGACTCGGCCGGCGCCGACGAACTCGTCGACTGGTACCGCGAGAGCATCGGCGGCCGGGTCGTCGCGGTGGAGGCGCCCGACCCGGCGCCGGATGTGGGTGCCGCGCCACCAGAGCTCCCGGCCCCGAGCCTCGCCGACCGCGCCTATGTCGCCTTCACCTCCGGCACCACCGGCGTCCCGAAGGGCATCGCGCACAGCCACGCCGCCCTGGCCCAGTTCGCCGCCTGGATGGCCGCCGAGTTCGAGATCGGGCCCGGCGTGCGCGTCGCGCAGTGGGTGGCCGCCGAGCACGATCCCGCCCTGGCCGAGACGTTCGCCGCGCTCGGAGCGGGCGCCACGCTGTGCCCGGTGCCGGAGAAGACCCGCGCCAACCCCGAACGGCTGCTGGACTGGCTGGCCGCCGAGCGCATCGGCGTGCTCCAGACGGTGCCGAGTTTCGGACGCGAGGTGCTGCGCGTCCTCGCCGGGCGCCATCGTGCCGACGGCCTGGGCGCGCTCAGAGTCCTGCTTCTCATGGGCGAAGCGCTGCCCGGCGAGCTCGCCGAGGGTCTCATGGCCGCGCTGCCGCTGGTCCGCGTGGCCAATCTGTACGGCCCGACCGAGACCGTCGCCGCGACCTGGCACCCGGTCCAGCGGCGAGCGGTCGGCCCGGTTCCCATCGGCCGCGCCATCCCGGGCCGGGGCGTGCTCGTCGTCGACGAAGCAGACCGCGTCTGCCCGGCCGGGGTCACCGGGGAGCTGGTGGTCACCGGTTCCTACGTCGCCGACGGCTACCTCGCCGCAGCCGACCAGATCGACACAGCCGACCCCGACCACCTCGCCGCAGCCGACCACATCGGCACAGCCCACGCCGCCTTCAAACCCCTGCCCGGCATCGACGCCCCCTGTTACCGCACCGGCGACCTGGCCCGCCGCCGCCCCGACGGCGCGCTGGAGTACCGGGGCCGCAAGGACAGCCAGGTCAAGCTCTACGGCAACCGGCTGGAGCTCACCGACGTCGAGGCGGCCCTGTCCGCGCACCCGACGGTCGCCGAGTGCGCGGTCGTCGCCGGTGCCGACCGCGACGGCCTGGCCGTCCGCCTGGTGGTCTGCGTCGTCCCGCGCCGCGGACCCGGCGGCGAGCCGCTGGGCGCCCCGGACCAGTGGCGCACCCACCTGCGGCGCCGTTTCGGCCGGGCCCTGCTGCCCGCGCTCTACCGCACCCTGGAGCGCCTGCCGCGCACCGTCACCGGCAAGGTGGACCGGCCGCGGCTGGCGCGCACCCTGGCCGCCGCCGAGCGCGACGCCGCGGCCCGCCGCCCCGCGGCTGGCACCGAGGCCGAGCTGGCCGCGATCTGGGCCGCCCTGCTCGGCGCCCCGCCGGAGCACGCCGACCAGGGCTTCTTCGCCGTCGGCGGCACCTCCCTGCTGGTCCCGCGGCTGCTGCACGAGGTGCGCGAGCGCCTGGCCGCCGAGGTGACCGCCGCCCAGTTCTACGCCCACCAGAGCCTGGCCGCGCTGGCCGCTCTGATCGACCGATGCAGATGA
- a CDS encoding MFS transporter, with translation MSASPGRGPGLCRVSLCMVNLGTVTTFLAAWNSLAVLVVLGPRLHVSVAELVGIAAAFDAAAAVAVGAGTVWSRRVGSRAALASGSALFALACAGCALAAGPLPLVTARAVQGIAAALMVAAAFEALSGPPEPAVSGAGAEFQTAGLGAALVCGPLAAGAVAAVHGWRWAFWTDAIVGAGICCVILARGAHNDDAAIAGIDGGGGGGGGDADPEPRPRDRFDLPALAFAAVAVAGPVGALTEAAASGWSDIRTLVLLAAGLAALVPILVWQTPPGALYSRAFVAAQVADLCLFAATAGTLFLLAEYFHAVARSGPLGVGLRIVPWSAALAVALPVSASAQAPARGMRRLIAAGLALDAVGLLGLAAAVRGRQTGWWLAVSLVLSGAGVGLAMPAARRAAVTVAGLRQPEGAVGGLGAVRWTGAGLGIALLGAVLAARGGIGSATADRGAGPAVAAAALVAAAGAAAALTLPARERPPMAPVFSRPQQGGPGPSVQGK, from the coding sequence ATGTCCGCATCCCCAGGGCGCGGCCCCGGTCTGTGCAGGGTGAGCCTGTGCATGGTGAATCTGGGCACGGTGACCACGTTCCTGGCGGCGTGGAACAGCTTAGCCGTGCTGGTGGTCCTCGGGCCCCGGCTGCACGTCTCGGTCGCGGAGCTGGTCGGGATCGCCGCCGCGTTCGACGCCGCCGCCGCGGTGGCCGTGGGCGCCGGCACGGTGTGGAGCAGGCGCGTCGGAAGCCGGGCGGCGCTCGCGTCCGGATCCGCGCTCTTCGCCCTGGCCTGCGCCGGCTGCGCGCTGGCCGCGGGCCCGCTGCCGCTGGTGACGGCCCGCGCGGTGCAGGGGATCGCGGCGGCGCTGATGGTCGCCGCGGCGTTCGAGGCGCTGTCCGGGCCGCCGGAGCCGGCCGTGTCCGGTGCCGGCGCAGAGTTCCAGACCGCGGGCTTGGGCGCGGCGCTGGTGTGCGGACCGCTGGCGGCCGGGGCTGTCGCGGCCGTGCATGGGTGGCGGTGGGCGTTCTGGACGGACGCGATCGTGGGGGCGGGGATCTGCTGCGTGATCCTGGCCCGGGGCGCACACAATGACGACGCCGCCATCGCCGGTATAGATGGCGGTGGCGGTGGCGGTGGCGGTGACGCCGACCCGGAGCCCCGGCCCCGGGACCGTTTCGACCTGCCCGCATTGGCGTTCGCCGCGGTCGCCGTCGCGGGACCGGTCGGGGCGTTGACCGAGGCGGCGGCTTCGGGCTGGAGCGATATCAGGACTCTGGTGCTGCTGGCGGCCGGGCTGGCGGCGCTGGTGCCGATCCTGGTCTGGCAGACGCCGCCGGGCGCCTTGTACAGCCGGGCGTTCGTCGCGGCGCAGGTTGCCGACCTGTGCTTGTTCGCGGCCACCGCGGGCACGCTGTTCCTGCTCGCCGAGTACTTCCACGCGGTGGCCCGATCCGGGCCGCTGGGAGTGGGGCTGCGGATCGTGCCGTGGTCGGCGGCCCTGGCCGTGGCGCTGCCGGTTTCGGCCTCGGCGCAGGCCCCGGCGCGCGGTATGCGCAGGCTGATAGCGGCGGGGCTGGCGCTGGACGCGGTCGGGCTGCTCGGGCTGGCCGCCGCCGTCCGCGGCCGGCAGACCGGGTGGTGGCTGGCGGTGTCGCTGGTGCTCAGCGGTGCGGGGGTGGGGCTGGCGATGCCGGCAGCGCGGCGGGCCGCGGTCACCGTTGCCGGGCTGCGGCAGCCCGAGGGGGCCGTCGGCGGACTCGGGGCGGTGCGCTGGACCGGCGCGGGCCTGGGGATCGCGCTGCTCGGCGCGGTGCTGGCGGCGCGCGGCGGGATCGGGTCGGCGACGGCCGACCGCGGCGCCGGCCCGGCGGTCGCGGCGGCGGCGCTGGTGGCGGCGGCCGGGGCCGCGGCGGCGCTGACGCTGCCGGCCCGGGAGCGTCCGCCGATGGCGCCGGTGTTCTCCCGGCCTCAGCAGGGCGGCCCGGGGCCCTCGGTCCAGGGGAAGTAG
- the cmdF gene encoding tyrosine 2,3-aminomutase: MKENAVSSPISAPAVATPVVLDGESLDIPAVRRVAEQRAEVSLTPQSLAKAGKSRAVFEDVVRAGIPVYGVTTGYGEMIYMLVDPSRETELQTNLVRSHSAGVGPHFPEDQARAIVATRLNALAKGYSAVRPEILERLALYLNTGLIPAIPEIGSLGASGDLAPLSHVAATVIGEGYFLGPDGPRPVAPVLRSLGITPLELKFKEGLALINGTSAMTGLGALVAGRALEQVRHAEIVSALLVEAVRGSMGPFQPEGHDIARPHPGQIDTAANMRALLRGSGLTVEHADLRRQVAAAKGDGDVTRTEIYLQKAYSLRAMPQVLGSVRDTLAHVSARVQTELNSANDNPLFFEDHEVFHGANFHGQPVAFVMDFTTIALTQLGVLAERQLNRVLNRHLSYGLPEFLVAGDPGLSSGYAGAQYPATALVAENRTIGPASTQSVPSNGDNQDIVSMGLIAARNARRVLANNQYILAVEFLAAASAVDVSGRYDGLGPAGRAAYDAVRSLVPPLNQDRYMADDIETVAAALTRGEFIAAVENCGVELR; encoded by the coding sequence ATGAAGGAGAACGCCGTGTCTTCGCCCATCAGCGCCCCAGCCGTCGCCACCCCGGTGGTCCTGGACGGCGAGAGCCTGGACATCCCGGCCGTCCGGCGCGTGGCCGAGCAGCGGGCCGAGGTCTCGCTGACCCCGCAGTCGCTGGCCAAGGCCGGCAAGAGCCGGGCCGTCTTCGAGGACGTGGTCCGGGCCGGGATCCCGGTCTACGGGGTCACCACCGGCTACGGCGAGATGATCTACATGCTCGTCGACCCCTCGCGCGAGACCGAGCTGCAGACCAACCTGGTGCGCAGCCACAGCGCGGGCGTCGGCCCGCACTTCCCCGAGGACCAGGCCCGCGCGATCGTCGCCACCCGGCTCAACGCCCTGGCCAAGGGCTACTCGGCGGTGCGCCCGGAGATCCTGGAGCGGCTGGCCCTGTATCTGAACACCGGCCTGATCCCGGCCATCCCGGAGATCGGCTCGCTGGGCGCCAGCGGCGACCTGGCCCCGCTGTCGCACGTCGCGGCCACGGTCATCGGGGAGGGCTACTTCCTGGGCCCGGACGGCCCGCGGCCGGTCGCCCCGGTGCTGCGCTCGCTCGGGATCACGCCGCTGGAGCTGAAGTTCAAGGAGGGCTTGGCGCTGATCAACGGCACCTCGGCGATGACGGGCCTGGGCGCCCTGGTCGCCGGCCGGGCGCTGGAGCAGGTGCGGCACGCTGAGATCGTCTCGGCGCTGCTGGTCGAAGCGGTGCGCGGGTCGATGGGGCCGTTCCAGCCCGAGGGCCACGACATCGCCCGGCCGCACCCCGGCCAGATCGACACCGCGGCGAACATGCGGGCCCTGCTGCGCGGCAGCGGGCTGACCGTGGAGCACGCGGACCTGCGGCGCCAGGTCGCCGCGGCCAAGGGCGACGGGGACGTCACCCGGACCGAGATCTACCTGCAGAAGGCGTACTCACTGCGGGCCATGCCGCAGGTGCTCGGCAGCGTCCGGGACACCCTGGCGCACGTGTCGGCGCGGGTGCAGACCGAACTGAACTCCGCGAACGACAACCCGCTGTTCTTCGAGGACCACGAGGTCTTCCACGGCGCGAACTTCCACGGCCAGCCCGTGGCCTTCGTCATGGACTTCACCACCATCGCGCTGACCCAGCTCGGGGTGCTGGCCGAGCGGCAGCTCAACCGGGTGCTGAACCGGCACCTGAGCTACGGCCTGCCGGAGTTCCTGGTGGCCGGCGACCCGGGCCTGAGCAGCGGCTACGCCGGCGCGCAGTACCCGGCCACAGCGCTGGTCGCCGAGAACCGGACGATCGGCCCGGCCAGCACCCAGAGCGTGCCGTCCAACGGCGACAACCAGGACATCGTCAGCATGGGCCTGATCGCGGCCCGCAACGCCCGGCGGGTGCTGGCCAACAACCAGTACATCCTGGCCGTGGAGTTCCTGGCCGCGGCCTCGGCGGTGGACGTCTCCGGGCGCTACGACGGCCTGGGCCCGGCCGGCCGCGCCGCCTACGACGCGGTGCGCTCGCTGGTGCCGCCGCTGAACCAGGACCGGTACATGGCCGACGACATCGAGACCGTCGCCGCGGCCCTGACCCGCGGGGAGTTCATCGCCGCCGTCGAGAACTGCGGCGTCGAACTGCGCTGA